In Anaerolineales bacterium, one genomic interval encodes:
- a CDS encoding peptidoglycan DD-metalloendopeptidase family protein, which translates to MRSAKPSWPFPPRKSEDPEPSLAASIWDSITHSGLRAVAMRYAGHMLILLIVALGAWLARSSLLELLPARIEINPTLQKQSPTPAFRETALLPESSSGGPAGYVSRAINFTTYLPDHPRSDVVVYTVASGDTLFGIAQKFNIKPETIFWSNQNTLKDNPDLLTPGMELFILPVDGVYYQWQDGNQLDAVAERFKANMVDIISWPGNHLDADVDPKNPKIPAGTWLIIPGGSREFVQWQIPILRRTDQMRWAWGGPGACQGPYLSSAQGSGYFVWPTDGRDTSRGNPYCEWHHAIDISLQTGDNVYASDSGVVVFSGWSTWGYGNLIVVDHGNGWQTVYAHLSVVYAGCGFDVYRGEVIGLGGSTGNSTGPHLHFEMRSEELGLVNPLNYLP; encoded by the coding sequence ATGAGATCCGCAAAACCGTCCTGGCCGTTCCCCCCGAGGAAATCCGAGGATCCGGAGCCTTCGCTCGCGGCCTCGATTTGGGATTCGATCACCCATTCCGGGCTGCGCGCGGTGGCCATGCGCTACGCGGGCCACATGCTGATCCTGCTGATCGTCGCTCTCGGCGCCTGGCTGGCGCGGTCGTCGCTCCTCGAGCTTTTGCCGGCCCGGATCGAAATCAATCCCACCCTCCAGAAGCAGTCGCCGACTCCCGCCTTCCGTGAAACGGCGCTGCTTCCGGAATCCTCCTCCGGCGGTCCCGCGGGGTACGTATCGCGGGCGATCAACTTCACCACCTACCTTCCCGACCATCCGCGTTCGGACGTGGTCGTCTATACCGTCGCCTCCGGCGATACGCTGTTCGGGATCGCCCAAAAATTCAACATAAAGCCGGAAACGATATTCTGGTCGAACCAGAACACGCTGAAGGACAACCCGGACCTGTTGACGCCGGGCATGGAACTCTTCATCCTGCCGGTGGACGGGGTGTATTACCAATGGCAGGATGGAAACCAGCTGGATGCCGTCGCCGAACGGTTCAAGGCGAATATGGTGGACATCATCTCCTGGCCTGGAAACCATCTCGACGCCGATGTCGACCCGAAAAATCCCAAAATCCCGGCCGGGACTTGGCTGATCATCCCCGGCGGCTCCCGCGAATTCGTCCAATGGCAGATCCCAATTCTTCGCCGCACCGACCAGATGCGCTGGGCTTGGGGCGGGCCCGGAGCCTGCCAGGGCCCCTACCTCAGCAGCGCCCAAGGCAGCGGGTATTTCGTCTGGCCGACCGACGGACGGGACACCTCGCGCGGGAACCCGTATTGCGAATGGCACCACGCCATCGACATATCCCTGCAAACCGGCGACAACGTTTACGCCTCTGATTCCGGCGTGGTGGTGTTTTCCGGTTGGAGCACGTGGGGGTACGGCAATCTGATCGTGGTCGATCACGGGAACGGCTGGCAGACGGTCTACGCCCACCTGAGCGTCGTCTATGCCGGCTGCGGCTTCGACGTCTATCGGGGAGAAGTGATCGGTCTGGGCGGCAGCACCGGGAATTCCACCGGACCGCACCTGCATTTCGAGATGCGGAGTGAGGAGCTTGGGCTGGTCAATCCGCTTAATTATTTGCCTTGA
- a CDS encoding peptidoglycan DD-metalloendopeptidase family protein — translation MANSVPALQPEEEVPSYRNWRFWAGSFAALVLVSAVGFWAWNAFHARPSGLPGETSVAAPGTPTAVVDPGAELPSVPGSSAAFTLYRTVDPHTDIPERGSAWVTEYVVQRGDNLSTIASKFGLQWQTIMFGNTDTLKDDPNFLKPGQTLYILPVDGAFYKWKEKDTLESVSAQFHVEVEAIVDWPGNELNPLDPVVRPGTWVIIPGGWRPFSWEVAPVSTGGTSRTYSLGPGTCAGKYNGTPGTGDWIWPTANHNLSGYDFGPAHPGIDIYVYIGQPIYASQAGVIVFTGWSDRGYGYLVIVDHLNQWHTFYAHLDYPAVQCGQQVWAGSLVGYGGTTGNSTGPHLHYEMRFNGVGQNPWGLLPPP, via the coding sequence ATGGCGAATTCTGTTCCCGCTTTGCAGCCGGAAGAAGAAGTCCCTTCCTACCGCAATTGGCGTTTTTGGGCCGGCAGTTTTGCCGCGTTGGTGTTGGTTTCCGCGGTTGGTTTCTGGGCCTGGAACGCGTTCCACGCCAGACCGTCCGGCCTGCCGGGCGAGACCTCCGTCGCCGCCCCCGGGACCCCGACCGCGGTGGTGGATCCCGGAGCCGAGCTGCCGTCCGTCCCGGGATCTTCGGCCGCCTTCACCCTCTACCGCACCGTCGATCCGCACACGGACATCCCGGAGCGCGGATCCGCCTGGGTGACGGAATACGTCGTCCAGCGGGGCGACAACCTCTCGACCATCGCCTCCAAGTTCGGCCTGCAGTGGCAGACCATCATGTTCGGGAACACCGACACGCTTAAGGACGATCCCAACTTCCTCAAACCCGGGCAGACCCTCTACATCCTCCCCGTCGACGGCGCCTTCTACAAATGGAAGGAGAAGGACACGCTCGAATCCGTTTCCGCGCAATTCCATGTCGAGGTCGAAGCCATCGTGGATTGGCCGGGCAACGAGCTTAATCCGCTCGATCCGGTCGTCCGGCCGGGAACCTGGGTGATCATCCCCGGCGGATGGCGCCCCTTCTCCTGGGAAGTGGCGCCGGTCTCCACCGGGGGGACCAGCCGGACCTACAGCCTGGGGCCTGGGACCTGCGCCGGAAAATACAACGGCACGCCGGGCACCGGAGACTGGATCTGGCCAACCGCCAACCACAACCTCTCCGGATACGATTTCGGCCCGGCGCACCCCGGAATCGACATTTACGTATACATCGGCCAGCCGATCTACGCCTCGCAAGCCGGCGTGATCGTCTTCACCGGGTGGAGTGACCGCGGGTACGGATACCTGGTGATCGTCGACCACCTCAACCAGTGGCATACGTTCTACGCCCACTTGGATTATCCCGCCGTGCAATGCGGCCAGCAGGTTTGGGCCGGATCGCTGGTGGGGTACGGCGGGACCACCGGCAATTCCACCGGACCGCACCTGCATTACGAGATGCGGTTCAATGGCGTTGGGCAAAACCCATGGGGGTTGCTGCCCCCTCCATGA
- the rho gene encoding transcription termination factor Rho, whose translation MNISELEKTSLVDMRRMAKEFEIPGAARMKKEDLILRLLQANAERQGLELRGGILEIVDEGIGFLRADHYLPGQNDIYVSQSQIRRFSLRTGDMVIGQVRAPKETEKYYGLLRVEAINGLDPEAAKQRPIFEDLVPIFPDQRFDLETDPHELTTRLLNLVAPIGRGQRGLIVSPPKAGKTTVLKQIANAISIKYPDVHLMVALIGERPEEVTDMDRSVDAEVIASTFDEPVTSHVRVAEIALERAKRLVEIGHHVVILLDSITRLGRAYNLVVTPSGRTLSGGLDPAALYPPKRFFGAARNIEGGGSLTIIATCLVDTGSRLDDVIYEEFKGTGNMELLLSRKLQERRIFPAFDIERSSTRREELLLGPDITPRVWLMRRMVAQMVTPPPGGAGMDITTATEAILQRLQQSSDNMEFLENLGKDNV comes from the coding sequence ATGAACATCTCCGAACTTGAAAAAACCTCCCTCGTCGATATGCGCCGGATGGCCAAGGAATTTGAAATTCCCGGCGCCGCCCGGATGAAGAAGGAAGACCTCATCCTGCGGTTGCTGCAAGCCAACGCCGAGCGCCAGGGGCTGGAACTGCGCGGCGGCATCCTGGAGATCGTCGACGAAGGAATCGGATTTCTCCGGGCGGACCACTACCTTCCCGGCCAGAACGACATCTACGTCTCCCAGTCGCAGATTCGGCGCTTCAGCCTGCGCACCGGCGACATGGTGATTGGACAGGTGCGGGCGCCGAAGGAGACCGAGAAGTATTACGGCCTGCTGCGGGTGGAGGCGATTAACGGGCTGGATCCCGAAGCCGCCAAGCAACGCCCGATTTTCGAAGACCTGGTGCCGATCTTCCCCGACCAGCGCTTCGACCTGGAAACCGATCCGCATGAACTGACCACCCGCCTGCTCAACCTCGTCGCCCCGATTGGACGCGGCCAGCGCGGGCTGATCGTCTCGCCGCCCAAAGCCGGCAAGACCACCGTGCTCAAGCAGATCGCCAACGCCATCTCGATAAAATATCCGGACGTGCACCTGATGGTGGCGCTGATCGGCGAGCGCCCCGAGGAAGTGACCGACATGGACCGGTCGGTCGACGCCGAAGTGATCGCCTCGACCTTCGACGAGCCGGTAACCTCGCACGTCCGGGTGGCCGAAATCGCCCTCGAACGGGCCAAACGGCTGGTGGAAATCGGCCATCATGTCGTCATTCTGCTGGATTCGATCACCCGCCTCGGACGGGCGTATAATCTGGTTGTCACGCCCTCGGGCCGCACCCTCTCCGGCGGTTTGGATCCGGCGGCGCTGTATCCCCCCAAACGCTTCTTCGGCGCGGCTCGGAACATCGAAGGCGGCGGCTCGCTGACCATCATCGCCACCTGCCTGGTCGATACCGGGTCGCGGCTCGACGACGTGATATACGAGGAGTTTAAGGGCACGGGCAACATGGAACTCTTGCTTTCGCGCAAACTGCAGGAACGGCGGATCTTCCCGGCCTTCGACATCGAACGCTCCTCCACCCGCCGCGAAGAACTCCTGCTCGGCCCGGACATCACGCCGCGGGTCTGGCTGATGCGCCGGATGGTCGCCCAGATGGTCACCCCGCCTCCCGGAGGAGCCGGGATGGACATCACCACCGCCACCGAGGCGATCCTCCAGCGCCTGCAGCAGAGCAGCGACAACATGGAGTTTCTGGAAAACTTGGGCAAGGACAACGTCTGA